A region from the Streptomyces lydicus genome encodes:
- a CDS encoding TolB family protein: MSRSARLSLLLVTVLVLGGVAVGATLHAAGRDARKEHTRAGGPAVASGAVRLDDPHRSLFRTMAWGPHRDEITAVPAGRLTGPRTASGVRCLRFHAAAGTGLCLQAVHGTLRDTYRAVILDRRLHPLRHYDLAGTPTRARVSPSGRTVAWTVFVSGDSYAGTAFSTRTSVVDTRGRHLDASLESYALTVDGRPVHAADVNVWGVTFADDTRFYATAATAGKTYLVRGDRTTRTLRALHPNVECPSLSPDGTRLAYKKRVKGADPDAPWRLYVLDLRTLRERATGEHRNVDDQAVWRDDHTLVYSLPGDFGSDLWTVPADGTGAPHRLVTAALAPVFPR, from the coding sequence CTGAGCCGTAGCGCACGCCTGTCCCTCCTGCTCGTCACCGTGCTCGTGCTCGGCGGGGTCGCCGTCGGCGCGACGCTGCACGCCGCGGGGCGCGACGCCCGCAAGGAGCACACCCGGGCGGGTGGTCCCGCGGTGGCCTCCGGTGCCGTACGCCTGGACGACCCGCACCGCAGCCTCTTCCGCACCATGGCCTGGGGCCCGCACCGCGACGAGATCACCGCCGTCCCGGCCGGCCGGCTCACCGGCCCGCGCACCGCATCCGGCGTCCGGTGCCTGCGCTTCCACGCGGCCGCCGGCACCGGCCTCTGCCTCCAGGCGGTCCACGGCACGCTCCGCGACACCTACCGGGCCGTGATCCTCGACCGGCGCCTGCACCCGCTGCGCCACTACGACCTGGCCGGCACCCCCACCCGAGCCCGGGTCTCCCCCAGCGGCCGTACCGTCGCCTGGACGGTCTTCGTCAGCGGGGACTCCTACGCGGGGACCGCCTTCTCCACCCGCACCTCGGTCGTCGACACCCGCGGCCGGCATCTGGACGCCAGCCTGGAGTCCTATGCCCTGACCGTCGACGGACGGCCGGTGCACGCGGCCGATGTGAACGTCTGGGGCGTCACCTTCGCCGACGACACCCGCTTCTACGCCACCGCCGCCACGGCCGGAAAGACCTACCTCGTCCGCGGCGACCGCACCACCCGGACCCTCCGGGCGCTGCACCCCAACGTCGAATGCCCCTCGCTCTCCCCCGACGGCACCCGGCTCGCGTACAAGAAGCGCGTCAAGGGCGCCGACCCCGATGCTCCGTGGCGTCTGTACGTCCTCGATCTGCGCACCTTGCGCGAGAGGGCGACCGGCGAACACCGCAACGTCGACGACCAGGCCGTCTGGCGCGACGACCACACGCTCGTCTACTCCCTGCCGGGCGACTTCGGCTCGGATCTGTGGACGGTCCCTGCCGACGGCACCGGCGCCCCGCACCGGCTCGTCACCGCGGCGCTCGCCCCCGTCTTCCCCCGCTGA
- a CDS encoding GntR family transcriptional regulator, whose protein sequence is MGTTQLETVPEPKYWHLKTVLSQALDSEFAVGEILPNERDLAARFGVARATLRQALEQLELEGRLQRRRGVGTTVAPPRIGVAVDPVRHTWPGAAGDDWQPLDAVESDTVPAAVAALLATAPGDPVHIVRRSRVTDGRPVAAELLYVPAAALPDRAPADSLGAPARARAVLDALQTLELDGQDRTVELGSARAEDAKQLDRLPGAPVLVVTTRYVSGGRTTAVAVSTYRADTCRLTFGESDAVALLAG, encoded by the coding sequence GTGGGGACCACGCAGCTCGAAACGGTGCCGGAACCGAAGTACTGGCACCTCAAGACCGTGCTCAGCCAGGCGCTGGACTCGGAGTTCGCGGTCGGCGAGATTCTGCCCAACGAGCGTGATCTGGCCGCGCGGTTCGGTGTCGCCCGGGCCACGCTGCGGCAGGCGCTCGAACAGCTGGAGCTGGAAGGCAGACTCCAGCGCCGCCGCGGTGTGGGCACCACCGTCGCACCGCCGAGGATCGGCGTCGCCGTCGACCCCGTCCGCCACACCTGGCCCGGCGCCGCCGGTGACGACTGGCAGCCGCTCGACGCCGTCGAGAGCGATACGGTGCCCGCCGCGGTGGCCGCACTGCTGGCGACCGCCCCCGGCGACCCGGTACACATCGTGCGCCGCAGCCGGGTCACGGACGGCCGGCCGGTGGCCGCCGAGTTGCTGTACGTCCCGGCGGCCGCGCTCCCGGACCGCGCGCCGGCCGACTCGCTCGGCGCCCCGGCCCGGGCCCGCGCGGTGCTGGACGCGCTCCAGACGCTGGAACTGGACGGCCAGGACCGTACCGTCGAGCTAGGCTCGGCGCGTGCGGAGGACGCCAAGCAGCTGGACCGGCTCCCCGGCGCACCCGTCCTCGTGGTCACCACCCGCTATGTCTCCGGGGGCCGTACGACCGCCGTTGCGGTCTCCACCTACCGTGCGGACACCTGCCGTCTGACCTTCGGCGAGAGCGACGCGGTCGCTTTGCTCGCGGGCTGA
- a CDS encoding CocE/NonD family hydrolase codes for MTTATHHASAKQPPRHVRAVRRTFRDLPPKLHDIAYEPGLVVPAADGSALLTDHYFPLAEGDFPTLLVRSPYGRGLPWAPMYGMLFAEQGFHVVLQSCRGTGGSGGTFDLWHHEAADGRATVAWLRRQSWFTGALGTIGASYLGYVQWALAADPPPELRAMVIQIGLHDLHGYFHPGGALALERTLATAMGMVHQHRGMPRFLRAALRLQRHFRTITRTLPLGTAYVSGLGGRVPFLEEAMAHPEPKDAHWHGADLGSVAEGLRVPTSLITGWHDIALDQTLQQYGRLRRAGCDSRLLVGPWTHNSAMQQGWPEVFAESLGWLRAHLCGDPSGLRTTRARVHMAGRQTWQDLPEWPPETTAHHWYLGDDGTLRPRMPELAPAPVTFRYDPADPTPSVGGPLLSGKAGYQDNTALEARDDVLTFTTAPLTEPVHLLGPVGVELRVTTDTGHADVFARLCDVDGRGRSTNVCDGLRRLHPSPNPSPTTDTTGATPAAVTVPMSSTAYSFAAGHRIRLQVSGGAHPRFARNTGTGEPPATATRLIPAEVSLHHPSRLVLPVAGAEFTDASGAEGSRGSKGSRGSKDMNGITPAR; via the coding sequence ATGACGACGGCCACGCACCACGCGTCCGCGAAGCAGCCACCCCGGCACGTCCGCGCCGTGCGGCGCACCTTCCGGGACCTGCCGCCCAAGCTGCACGACATCGCCTACGAGCCCGGCCTCGTGGTCCCCGCGGCCGACGGCAGTGCACTGCTGACCGACCACTACTTCCCCCTGGCCGAGGGCGACTTCCCCACGCTCCTGGTCCGCTCGCCGTACGGCCGGGGCCTCCCCTGGGCGCCGATGTACGGCATGCTCTTCGCCGAACAGGGCTTCCACGTCGTCCTGCAGAGCTGCCGCGGCACCGGAGGGTCCGGCGGCACCTTCGACCTGTGGCATCACGAGGCCGCCGACGGCCGGGCCACCGTCGCCTGGCTGCGCCGGCAGTCCTGGTTCACCGGCGCGCTGGGCACGATCGGCGCCAGCTACCTGGGCTACGTCCAGTGGGCGCTCGCCGCGGACCCGCCGCCGGAACTGCGCGCGATGGTGATCCAGATAGGCCTGCACGACCTGCACGGCTACTTCCACCCCGGCGGCGCCCTCGCGCTGGAGCGCACGCTCGCCACCGCCATGGGCATGGTGCATCAGCACCGGGGCATGCCGAGGTTTCTGCGGGCCGCGCTGCGGCTGCAGCGCCACTTCCGCACGATCACCCGCACCCTTCCGCTCGGCACGGCGTATGTGTCCGGCCTCGGCGGAAGGGTGCCGTTCCTGGAGGAGGCGATGGCCCACCCCGAGCCCAAGGACGCGCACTGGCACGGGGCGGACCTGGGGTCCGTGGCCGAAGGTCTGCGGGTGCCGACCAGCCTGATCACCGGCTGGCACGACATCGCCCTCGACCAGACCCTCCAGCAGTACGGCAGACTGCGGCGGGCCGGCTGCGACAGCAGGCTGCTCGTCGGCCCTTGGACGCACAACTCCGCGATGCAGCAGGGCTGGCCCGAGGTCTTCGCGGAAAGCCTCGGCTGGCTGCGGGCCCACCTGTGCGGCGACCCGAGCGGCCTGCGGACGACGAGGGCGCGGGTGCACATGGCCGGCCGACAGACCTGGCAGGACCTTCCCGAGTGGCCCCCGGAGACAACGGCCCACCACTGGTACCTCGGCGACGACGGCACCCTTCGCCCCCGGATGCCCGAGCTCGCCCCGGCGCCGGTCACCTTCCGCTACGACCCGGCCGATCCGACGCCCTCGGTCGGCGGCCCTCTGCTGTCCGGCAAGGCCGGATATCAGGACAACACCGCGCTGGAGGCCAGGGACGACGTCCTGACCTTCACCACCGCGCCGCTCACCGAGCCGGTGCACCTCCTCGGGCCGGTCGGCGTGGAACTACGGGTCACCACGGACACCGGTCACGCCGATGTCTTCGCCCGGCTCTGCGACGTCGACGGCCGGGGCCGCTCGACCAACGTCTGCGACGGGCTGCGACGCCTGCACCCCAGCCCCAACCCCAGCCCCACCACGGACACCACCGGAGCCACCCCGGCCGCCGTCACGGTGCCGATGAGTTCCACGGCGTACTCCTTCGCCGCCGGACACCGGATCCGCCTGCAGGTCAGCGGCGGCGCCCACCCACGCTTCGCCCGCAACACCGGCACCGGCGAGCCTCCGGCGACGGCCACCCGGCTGATACCGGCCGAGGTCTCGCTCCACCATCCGTCCCGGCTCGTCCTTCCCGTGGCGGGCGCGGAGTTCACCGACGCCAGCGGTGCCGAGGGTTCAAGGGGTTCCAAGGGTTCCAGAGGTTCCAAGGACATGAACGGCATCACCCCTGCACGCTGA
- a CDS encoding alkaline phosphatase family protein — MRRSRRRKVTALAGAFALAGTGLGVWAGNGFGAEPAMAGLPTPDHVVVVVFENHAYGQVMGSSSAPYINSLASGGASLTASYAETHPSQPNYYALFSGDTQGVTDDSCVDPGFSDAPNLASEVTAAGKSWASYNESLPSEGSTTCKSGRYAQKHNPWFGFGNVSTGSAHTFDAFPTDFSKLPTVSFVVPNLCSDMHDCSVSSGDTWLKDHLKSYADWAKTHNSLLLLTFDEDNRLSGNRIPTVLYGQPVKAGATSATTYNHYDVLRTLEDMYGTSHAGNAAGAKDISGIWAG, encoded by the coding sequence ATCCGCCGCTCCCGCCGCCGCAAAGTCACCGCACTCGCGGGGGCGTTCGCCCTCGCCGGCACCGGACTCGGCGTCTGGGCGGGCAACGGCTTCGGCGCCGAACCGGCCATGGCCGGCCTGCCGACCCCCGACCATGTGGTCGTGGTGGTCTTCGAGAACCACGCCTACGGCCAAGTGATGGGCAGCTCCAGCGCCCCCTACATCAACTCCCTGGCCTCCGGCGGCGCCAGTCTCACCGCCTCCTACGCCGAGACCCACCCCAGCCAGCCCAATTACTACGCGCTCTTCTCCGGTGACACCCAGGGCGTCACCGACGACAGCTGCGTCGACCCGGGCTTCAGCGACGCCCCCAACCTCGCCTCCGAGGTGACGGCAGCCGGCAAGTCCTGGGCGAGCTACAACGAATCGCTGCCGTCCGAGGGCTCCACCACCTGCAAGAGCGGCAGGTACGCGCAGAAGCACAACCCGTGGTTCGGCTTCGGCAATGTCTCCACCGGCTCGGCGCACACCTTCGACGCCTTTCCCACCGACTTCTCGAAGCTGCCGACCGTGTCCTTCGTCGTACCGAACCTGTGCAGCGATATGCACGACTGCTCGGTCTCCAGCGGCGACACCTGGCTGAAGGACCACCTCAAGAGCTACGCGGACTGGGCGAAGACCCACAACAGCCTGCTGCTGCTCACCTTCGACGAGGACAACCGGCTCAGCGGAAACCGCATCCCGACCGTGCTCTACGGACAGCCGGTGAAGGCGGGCGCCACCTCCGCCACCACCTACAACCACTACGACGTCCTGCGCACCCTCGAGGACATGTACGGCACCTCACACGCGGGCAACGCCGCCGGCGCCAAGGACATCAGCGGCATATGGGCCGGCTGA
- the mug gene encoding G/U mismatch-specific DNA glycosylase → MRFTPEELEAARDRLVPDVAASGLRVLFCGINPGLMTAATGHHFARPGNRFWPALHAAGFTPRRFRPAEQEELLAHGLGITNVVARATARADELSAQEYREGGRLLAEKVARLRPRWLAVAGVTAYRVAFDDKHAKIGPQERTLGDTRIWALPNPSGLNAHWTPATLAEEYGRLRAAAFAADDGA, encoded by the coding sequence GTGCGTTTCACCCCCGAAGAGCTGGAAGCCGCTCGCGACCGCCTCGTCCCCGACGTGGCCGCGAGCGGCCTTCGCGTGCTCTTCTGCGGGATCAATCCCGGGCTGATGACGGCGGCCACCGGCCACCACTTCGCCCGGCCCGGCAACCGGTTCTGGCCGGCCCTGCACGCCGCCGGTTTCACCCCGCGCCGGTTCCGGCCCGCCGAGCAGGAGGAATTGCTCGCCCACGGCCTCGGTATCACCAATGTCGTGGCCCGGGCGACGGCCAGGGCGGACGAGCTGAGTGCGCAGGAATACCGCGAGGGCGGCCGGCTGCTGGCGGAGAAGGTGGCCCGGCTGCGCCCGCGCTGGCTCGCCGTCGCCGGTGTCACCGCCTATCGCGTCGCCTTCGACGACAAGCACGCGAAGATCGGCCCGCAGGAGCGCACCCTCGGCGACACCCGTATCTGGGCGCTGCCCAACCCGAGCGGGCTCAACGCCCATTGGACGCCGGCGACGCTGGCCGAGGAGTACGGCAGGCTGCGCGCCGCGGCGTTCGCGGCGGACGACGGCGCATAA
- the purB gene encoding adenylosuccinate lyase: MSAKPRIPNVLAGRYASAELAVLWSPEYKVKLERKLWLAVLRAQQDLGVEVPEQALADYERVLETVDLASIAEREKVTRHDVKARIEEFNALAGHEQVHKGMTSRDLTENVEQLQVRLSLELMRDRTVAVLARLGSLAGQHAELVLAGRSHNVAAQTTTLGKRFATAADELLVAYGRLEDLLSRYPLRGIKGPVGTAQDMLDLLGGDAAKLAELEQRIAGHLGFGQAFTSVGQVYPRSLDYDVVTSLVQLAAAPSSLAKTIRLMAGHELVTEGFKPGQVGSSAMPHKMNTRSCERVNGLMVILRGYASMTGELSGDQWNEGDVSCSVVRRVALPDSFFALDGLLETFLTVLDEFGAFPAVIARELDRYLPFLATTKVLMGAVRAGVGREEAHEAIKENAVASALAMREQGAERNELLDKLAADARIPLDKAQLDALMADKLSFTGAAADQVASVVARIEEIAKQHPEAAAYTPGSIL; encoded by the coding sequence GTGTCTGCGAAGCCTCGCATCCCCAATGTCCTGGCCGGCCGCTACGCCTCCGCGGAGCTGGCCGTGCTGTGGTCCCCCGAGTACAAGGTCAAGCTGGAGCGGAAGCTGTGGCTCGCCGTGCTGCGCGCGCAGCAGGACCTGGGGGTGGAGGTCCCCGAGCAGGCGCTCGCCGACTACGAGCGGGTCCTGGAGACCGTCGACCTGGCCTCCATCGCCGAGCGCGAGAAGGTCACCCGGCACGACGTCAAGGCCCGCATCGAGGAGTTCAACGCCCTCGCCGGCCATGAGCAGGTCCACAAGGGCATGACCTCCCGCGACCTGACGGAGAACGTCGAGCAGCTGCAGGTGCGGCTGTCCCTGGAGCTGATGCGGGACCGTACGGTCGCCGTGCTGGCGCGCCTGGGCTCGCTGGCCGGCCAGCACGCCGAACTGGTGCTGGCGGGCCGCTCGCACAACGTCGCCGCGCAGACCACAACGCTGGGCAAGCGCTTCGCGACCGCGGCCGACGAGCTGCTGGTGGCGTACGGCCGGCTGGAGGACCTGCTCTCCCGCTACCCGCTGCGCGGTATCAAGGGCCCGGTCGGCACCGCTCAGGACATGCTCGACCTGCTCGGCGGTGACGCCGCCAAGCTCGCCGAGCTGGAGCAGCGGATCGCCGGGCACCTCGGCTTCGGCCAGGCCTTCACCTCCGTCGGCCAGGTCTACCCGCGCTCGCTCGACTACGACGTGGTGACCTCGCTGGTGCAGCTGGCCGCCGCCCCGTCCTCGCTGGCCAAGACCATCCGGCTGATGGCCGGGCACGAGCTGGTCACGGAGGGCTTCAAGCCCGGCCAGGTCGGCTCCTCGGCGATGCCGCACAAGATGAACACCCGCTCCTGCGAGCGTGTCAACGGCCTGATGGTGATCCTGCGCGGCTACGCCTCGATGACCGGTGAGCTCTCCGGTGACCAGTGGAACGAGGGCGATGTGTCCTGCTCGGTGGTGCGCCGGGTCGCGCTGCCGGATTCGTTCTTCGCGCTGGACGGCCTGCTGGAAACGTTCCTGACCGTGCTCGACGAGTTCGGCGCCTTCCCCGCCGTCATCGCCCGCGAGCTGGACCGCTACCTGCCCTTCCTCGCCACCACCAAGGTGCTGATGGGTGCCGTACGCGCCGGTGTGGGCCGCGAGGAGGCGCACGAGGCGATCAAGGAGAACGCGGTCGCCTCAGCGCTGGCCATGCGCGAGCAGGGCGCGGAGCGCAACGAGCTGCTGGACAAGCTGGCCGCGGATGCCCGGATCCCGCTGGACAAGGCGCAGTTGGACGCCCTGATGGCGGACAAGCTCTCCTTCACCGGTGCGGCGGCCGACCAGGTGGCGTCCGTCGTCGCCCGGATCGAGGAGATCGCCAAGCAGCACCCGGAGGCCGCGGCCTACACGCCCGGCTCGATCCTCTGA
- a CDS encoding ROK family transcriptional regulator encodes MGRLTGGDPSLLRRINSAVVLHALRAADSPTLTHLVQVTGLSRPTVEGVVEGLIETGLVVEAAAEEGGTRRQGRPARRFRFRTEAGHLLGIEIGPHRVAALLSDLGGRVLDTARRPVAESAPADERLERVRAVVAELLRRTDVPRSSLRAVGVAGPGIVEADGTVRLSTALPGWTGLPLGERLRRSFRCPVLVENDANAAAVAEHWQGAAIGSDDIVFVLAGLSPGAGSLIGGRLHRGFGGAAGEIGALHLLGREATPERLLSTTGEPLHPLDEAQVAAVFAAAREGDAQAREAVGRFLRRLVHDVAALVLALDPELVVIGGWAAGLDGVLEPLRAELGRYCLRPPQVALSRLGEAAVATGALRLALDHVEGELFAVEDTVTERHMCRDAVPGHH; translated from the coding sequence TTGGGGCGGCTCACCGGCGGGGACCCCTCCCTGCTGCGACGGATCAACTCCGCCGTGGTGCTGCATGCACTGCGCGCCGCGGACTCCCCCACGCTCACCCACCTCGTCCAGGTGACGGGCCTGTCCCGGCCGACGGTCGAGGGCGTGGTCGAAGGGCTCATCGAGACCGGCCTGGTGGTCGAGGCGGCCGCCGAGGAAGGCGGGACCCGCCGTCAGGGGCGGCCGGCCCGCCGGTTCCGGTTCCGTACGGAGGCCGGGCATCTGCTGGGCATCGAGATCGGCCCGCACCGCGTCGCGGCCCTGCTGTCCGATCTGGGCGGCCGGGTGCTGGACACCGCGCGACGCCCCGTGGCGGAGAGCGCACCGGCCGACGAGCGGCTGGAGCGGGTCCGCGCCGTGGTGGCGGAGCTGCTGCGCCGCACGGACGTGCCCCGGTCTTCGCTGCGGGCCGTCGGTGTGGCGGGCCCCGGCATCGTGGAGGCGGACGGCACCGTACGGCTGAGCACGGCGCTGCCCGGCTGGACGGGTCTGCCGCTCGGTGAGCGGCTGCGGCGGTCGTTCCGCTGCCCGGTGCTGGTCGAGAACGACGCGAACGCCGCCGCGGTGGCCGAACACTGGCAGGGTGCCGCCATCGGCTCCGATGACATCGTTTTCGTGCTGGCCGGACTCAGCCCGGGAGCCGGGTCGCTGATCGGCGGGCGCCTGCACCGCGGATTCGGCGGGGCGGCCGGGGAGATCGGTGCCCTGCACCTGCTCGGCCGCGAGGCGACACCGGAGAGGCTGCTGTCGACGACCGGTGAGCCGCTGCACCCCCTGGACGAGGCACAGGTCGCGGCGGTCTTCGCGGCGGCGCGGGAGGGGGACGCACAGGCCCGCGAGGCGGTCGGCCGTTTCCTGCGGCGGCTGGTGCACGATGTCGCGGCCCTGGTACTGGCGCTCGACCCGGAGCTGGTGGTGATCGGCGGCTGGGCGGCGGGGCTGGACGGCGTACTGGAGCCGCTGCGCGCGGAGTTGGGGCGGTACTGCCTGCGCCCGCCGCAGGTCGCCCTGTCCCGGCTGGGCGAGGCGGCGGTCGCCACCGGGGCGCTGCGGCTCGCGCTCGATCATGTGGAGGGCGAACTCTTCGCGGTGGAGGACACGGTGACGGAACGTCACATGTGCCGCGACGCGGTGCCGGGTCACCACTGA
- a CDS encoding MFS transporter, translating into MYLADRRSAPSASAPPDGRRATTDHRPRRRAGSALSPTVLVLGTVSLITDISSEMVTAVLPLYLVAELGLSPWGFGVLDGVYNGVSALVRLVGGRLSDRGGGGGHKTVAAVGYGLSALCKPLLLMVHSLPLIGAVLAVDRTGKGLRTAPRDAMISLAAEPAVRGRAFGVHRAMDTAGALCGPLVAFVLLRVAAEGYDAVFTVSFCVAVLGVVVLLLFVPRRLPDAAQAAAERAPAGPRTPVRALLGRPEVRRLTGCAVLLGLTTVSDSFLYLTLQRRLDLPTGWFPLLPLGTAAAFLLLAVPLGAVADRIGRRRLFLAGHLALLGAYGLLLVPSAGGAALVCAVLVLHGSFYAATDGVLAAATADAVPEDARGSGLAVVQTGQTAARFVCSLAFGAAWTAWGDRTAVLTAAIGLALASAVSAFLLRRAVPAPASNSPAKEAR; encoded by the coding sequence GTGTACCTCGCGGACCGCCGCTCCGCCCCCTCGGCCTCCGCGCCGCCGGATGGCCGGCGCGCCACGACGGACCACCGTCCGCGTCGGCGCGCCGGATCCGCCCTCTCCCCGACCGTGCTCGTGCTGGGCACCGTCAGCCTCATCACGGACATCTCCTCGGAGATGGTCACCGCCGTGCTCCCCCTCTACCTCGTCGCCGAACTCGGACTGTCCCCTTGGGGGTTCGGGGTGCTGGACGGGGTCTACAACGGGGTGAGCGCGCTGGTCCGGCTGGTGGGGGGCCGGCTGTCGGACCGGGGCGGGGGCGGCGGCCACAAGACGGTGGCCGCGGTGGGGTACGGGCTCTCCGCGCTGTGCAAGCCGCTGTTGCTGATGGTGCACTCGCTGCCGTTGATCGGGGCGGTGCTGGCGGTGGACCGTACCGGCAAGGGGCTGCGGACCGCGCCGCGGGACGCGATGATCTCCCTGGCCGCCGAACCGGCCGTCCGCGGGCGGGCGTTCGGGGTGCACCGGGCCATGGACACGGCGGGGGCTCTGTGCGGACCGCTGGTGGCGTTCGTGCTGCTGCGGGTGGCGGCGGAAGGCTACGACGCGGTCTTCACGGTCAGCTTCTGTGTGGCCGTACTGGGCGTGGTCGTCCTTTTGCTGTTCGTCCCGCGCCGCCTCCCGGATGCCGCACAGGCCGCCGCCGAACGGGCTCCGGCGGGGCCCCGGACACCGGTGCGCGCCCTGCTGGGACGGCCGGAGGTGCGCCGGCTGACCGGGTGTGCGGTGCTGCTGGGGCTGACCACCGTCAGCGACTCCTTCCTGTATCTGACCCTGCAGCGGCGGCTGGACCTGCCGACGGGCTGGTTCCCGCTGCTTCCGCTGGGCACGGCCGCGGCGTTTTTGCTGCTGGCGGTGCCGTTGGGGGCCGTCGCCGACCGGATCGGCCGCCGGCGGCTGTTCCTTGCCGGACATCTGGCGCTGCTGGGTGCCTACGGGCTGCTGCTGGTCCCGTCGGCCGGCGGGGCGGCCCTGGTCTGTGCCGTGCTGGTGCTGCACGGTTCGTTCTATGCGGCGACCGACGGAGTGCTGGCGGCGGCGACCGCCGATGCGGTGCCCGAGGACGCCCGCGGCAGCGGTCTGGCCGTGGTGCAGACCGGCCAGACCGCCGCCCGGTTCGTCTGCTCCCTCGCCTTCGGTGCCGCCTGGACGGCCTGGGGTGACCGCACCGCCGTCCTGACCGCCGCCATCGGCCTGGCGCTCGCCTCGGCCGTCAGCGCCTTCCTGCTGCGCCGTGCCGTCCCGGCTCCGGCCTCCAACTCCCCCGCAAAGGAGGCACGGTGA
- a CDS encoding TetR/AcrR family transcriptional regulator, giving the protein MARTGGSSERRAGVDPELLWSRAERPRRGRPPAHDRAAITAEAVALADAEGLAAVTMRAVAGRIGAGTMSLYSYVPNKETLLELMIDQVSGDHRLPPEPSGDWRADLRRIAHEQRAIMHRHPWLPGALPAQQTLGPNTLAVWEYTLAVLAPAGLDARARLETFSLLTGFVASHVLYELAQERAVEAAGRTSGELLDAQARYLKSAAAAGSLPHLAGALGETGDAPAPQAVFDRLLDRMINGLTAAR; this is encoded by the coding sequence GTGGCCCGTACAGGAGGCTCGTCGGAGCGTCGCGCCGGTGTGGATCCCGAGCTGCTCTGGTCGCGGGCCGAACGCCCGCGACGGGGCAGGCCGCCGGCGCACGACCGCGCCGCGATCACCGCCGAGGCCGTTGCCCTCGCCGATGCCGAAGGGCTCGCCGCGGTCACCATGCGCGCGGTCGCGGGCCGGATCGGCGCGGGAACGATGTCGCTCTACAGCTATGTCCCCAACAAGGAGACGCTGCTGGAGCTCATGATCGACCAGGTGAGCGGTGACCACCGGCTGCCGCCCGAGCCCTCCGGCGACTGGCGCGCCGACCTCCGGCGGATCGCCCACGAGCAGCGCGCGATCATGCACCGCCACCCCTGGCTGCCGGGTGCCCTGCCCGCGCAGCAGACGCTCGGCCCGAACACCCTCGCCGTATGGGAGTACACCCTCGCCGTCCTCGCCCCCGCCGGCCTCGATGCCCGGGCGAGGCTGGAGACCTTCAGCCTGCTCACCGGCTTCGTGGCCAGCCACGTCCTGTACGAACTCGCTCAGGAACGGGCGGTCGAGGCGGCCGGCCGCACCTCCGGCGAACTCCTCGACGCCCAGGCCCGCTACCTCAAGTCCGCTGCCGCCGCGGGCAGTCTTCCCCACCTCGCCGGGGCACTCGGGGAGACGGGCGACGCCCCGGCCCCGCAAGCCGTTTTCGACCGCCTTCTCGACCGCATGATCAACGGTCTTACGGCGGCGAGGTGA